From Novosphingobium resinovorum, the proteins below share one genomic window:
- the ffh gene encoding signal recognition particle protein, whose product MFDSLSDRLGGVFDKLRGRGALKEQDVLDAMREVRIALLEADVALPVVRRFIDTVTEKAVGQNVLRSVTPGQQVVKIVNDALIETLGGEETPGLDLEAVPPIVIMMVGLQGSGKTTSTAKIAKLLKEKQGKKVMMASLDVNRPAAQEQLKVLGEQVSVATLPIIAGQQPTEIATRAMQAARLQAVDVLLLDTAGRLHVDQQLMDEMKAVAAISTPRETLLVVDSLTGQDAVNVAQSFAGQVDLTGVVLTRMDGDARGGAALSMRAVTGKPIKFAGTGEKMDALEVFHPSRVANRILGMGDIVSMVEKAAEAVKIEDAEALAKRMEQGKFDMNDLRMQLKQMQNMGGLGALAGMMPGMKKAKAAMQQSGMDDRVLLRMDAIIGSMTPKERSNPALLNAKRKIRVANGSGTQVQDVNKLLKMHLEMSKAMKQIKKMGGLKGLAAMFGKGGLDAAMPGLGGAGLGPSAGGFPGLGGGGADLSKFLKR is encoded by the coding sequence ATGTTCGACAGTCTGTCAGATCGCCTTGGTGGCGTCTTCGACAAGCTGCGCGGCCGTGGTGCGCTCAAGGAGCAGGACGTTCTCGATGCCATGCGCGAAGTGCGCATCGCGCTTCTCGAGGCCGACGTCGCGCTGCCGGTGGTGCGCCGCTTCATCGATACCGTCACCGAAAAGGCCGTCGGCCAGAACGTCCTGCGCTCGGTCACGCCGGGCCAGCAGGTCGTCAAGATCGTCAACGACGCACTGATCGAGACGCTGGGCGGTGAAGAGACCCCCGGCCTCGATCTGGAAGCTGTGCCGCCGATCGTCATCATGATGGTCGGCCTTCAGGGCTCGGGCAAGACCACCAGCACCGCCAAGATCGCCAAGCTTCTCAAGGAGAAGCAGGGCAAGAAGGTGATGATGGCCTCGCTCGACGTGAACCGTCCGGCGGCGCAGGAACAGCTCAAGGTGCTGGGCGAGCAGGTGAGCGTCGCCACGCTCCCGATCATCGCCGGCCAGCAGCCCACCGAGATCGCCACGCGCGCCATGCAGGCCGCGCGCCTGCAGGCCGTGGACGTGCTGCTGCTCGACACCGCGGGCCGCCTCCACGTCGACCAGCAGTTGATGGACGAGATGAAGGCGGTCGCCGCCATCTCGACCCCGCGCGAAACGCTGCTCGTGGTCGATTCGCTGACGGGTCAGGACGCGGTTAACGTCGCGCAGTCGTTCGCGGGGCAGGTGGACCTCACCGGCGTTGTGCTGACCCGCATGGACGGCGATGCGCGCGGCGGTGCGGCGCTGTCGATGCGTGCCGTCACCGGTAAGCCGATCAAGTTCGCGGGCACCGGCGAGAAGATGGATGCGCTGGAGGTCTTCCACCCCAGCCGCGTCGCCAACCGCATCCTGGGCATGGGCGACATCGTCTCCATGGTCGAGAAGGCCGCCGAAGCGGTCAAGATCGAGGATGCCGAGGCGCTCGCCAAGCGCATGGAGCAGGGCAAGTTCGACATGAACGACCTGCGCATGCAGCTCAAGCAGATGCAGAACATGGGCGGTCTCGGCGCGCTGGCGGGCATGATGCCGGGCATGAAGAAGGCCAAGGCGGCGATGCAGCAGTCGGGCATGGACGACCGCGTCCTCCTGCGCATGGACGCGATCATCGGCTCGATGACGCCGAAGGAGCGCAGCAATCCCGCGCTGCTCAACGCCAAGCGCAAGATCCGCGTCGCCAACGGCTCGGGCACCCAGGTCCAGGACGTCAACAAGCTGCTCAAGATGCACCTGGAGATGTCCAAGGCCATGAAGCAGATCAAGAAGATGGGCGGCCTCAAGGGGCTGGCCGCGATGTTCGGCAAGGGCGGTCTCGATGCCGCGATGCCGGGCCTCGGCGGTGCCGGTCTCGGTCCCTCGGCCGGGGGCTTCCCCGGGCTTGGTGGCGGCGGGGCCGATCTCAGCAAATTCCTGAAACGATAA
- the rimM gene encoding ribosome maturation factor RimM (Essential for efficient processing of 16S rRNA) has translation MVQPGKDRPVTLAAVSGAHGVMGEVRLKLFGEGVAALKRYRAFNDSSLTVVKLKDDGKGGAIARFDEVKDRNAAEKLRGTVLTVPRSAMPALEEGEYYHADFLGLPAVSEEGEALGTCVAVENFGAGDVLEIERPVSEDGKRRRFMVPMTPAAVPEWNDERIVLNAAFAEE, from the coding sequence TTGGTACAGCCCGGTAAGGATCGCCCCGTCACGCTTGCCGCCGTTTCCGGCGCGCATGGCGTGATGGGGGAGGTTCGCCTCAAGCTGTTCGGTGAAGGCGTGGCTGCGCTCAAGCGCTACCGCGCCTTCAACGATTCCAGCCTCACTGTCGTGAAGCTGAAGGACGACGGCAAGGGCGGCGCGATCGCCCGATTCGACGAGGTGAAGGACCGCAACGCGGCGGAAAAGCTGCGCGGCACCGTGCTTACTGTCCCACGCTCGGCGATGCCCGCGCTTGAGGAGGGCGAGTACTATCACGCTGACTTTCTCGGCCTGCCCGCTGTCTCGGAAGAGGGCGAGGCGCTGGGTACGTGCGTGGCGGTCGAGAACTTCGGCGCGGGCGACGTGCTGGAGATCGAACGGCCGGTGAGCGAGGACGGCAAGCGCCGCCGCTTCATGGTGCCGATGACGCCCGCCGCCGTGCCCGAATGGAACGACGAGCGTATCGTCCTCAACGCGGCCTTCGCGGAAGAATAG
- the rpsP gene encoding 30S ribosomal protein S16 yields the protein MSVSIRLSRGGAKKRPYYKIVVANATAPRDGKYLEQVGTYNPILAKDDENRVRLVEDRVRYWLGVGAQPTDRVARLLDKAGVKERAATNNPKQAEPGKKAKERAEDRATKLREAEEAAAAAAAAAAPAEEVAPEAATEESAEA from the coding sequence ATGTCCGTTTCGATCCGTCTCTCGCGTGGTGGTGCCAAGAAGCGCCCGTACTACAAGATCGTCGTCGCCAACGCGACCGCGCCGCGCGACGGCAAGTACCTGGAGCAGGTCGGCACCTACAACCCGATCCTCGCCAAGGACGACGAGAACCGCGTACGTCTGGTCGAGGACCGCGTGCGTTATTGGCTCGGCGTTGGCGCCCAGCCGACCGACCGCGTTGCCCGCCTGCTCGACAAGGCCGGTGTGAAGGAGCGCGCCGCTACCAACAACCCGAAGCAGGCAGAGCCCGGCAAGAAGGCCAAGGAGCGCGCTGAAGACCGCGCGACCAAGCTGCGCGAAGCCGAAGAAGCCGCTGCCGCTGCCGCTGCAGCCGCTGCTCCGGCCGAGGAAGTTGCTCCCGAAGCAGCCACCGAGGAATCGGCCGAGGCGTAA